In Nomascus leucogenys isolate Asia chromosome 8, Asia_NLE_v1, whole genome shotgun sequence, a single genomic region encodes these proteins:
- the STMN4 gene encoding stathmin-4 isoform X3: MTLAAYKEKMKELPLVSLFCSCFLADPLNKSSYKYEADTVDLNWCVISDMEVIELNKCTSGQSFEVILKPPSFDGVPEFNASLPRRRDPSLEEIQKKLEAAEERRKYQEAELLKHLAEKREHEREVIQKAIEENNNFIKMAKEKLAQKMESNKENREAHLAAMLERLQEKDKHAEEVRKNKELKEEASR; encoded by the exons ATGACCCTTGCTG CCTACAAAGAGAAGATGAAGGAGCTCCCGCTGGTGTCCTTGTTCTGTTCCTGCTTCCTGGCCGATCCCCTGAATAAGTCGTCCTACAAATATGAAG CAGACACGGTGGACCTGAATTGGTGTGTCATTTCCGACATGGAAGTCATCGAGCTGAACAAATGCACCTCGGGCCAGTCCTTTGAAGTCATCCTGAAGCCACCCTCCTTTGATGGGGTGCCCGAGTTCAACGCCTCCCTGCCCAGGCGGCGAGACCCATCCCTGGAAGAGATCCAGAAGAAACTAGAAGCGGCTGAGGAGCGAAGGAAG TACCAGGAAGCGGAGCTCCTGAAACACCTAGCAGAGAAACGGGAACATGAGAGAGAGGTGATCCAAAAAGCCATTGAGGAAAACAACAACTTCATCAAGATGGCTAAGGAAAAACTGGCCCAGAAGATGGAATCCAACAAGGAGAACAGGGAGGCCCACCTCGCCGCCATGTTGGAACGGCTGCAAGAGAAG gACAAGCACGCCGAGGAGGTGCGGAAAAACAAGGAGCTGAAGGAAGAGGCCTCCAGGTAA
- the STMN4 gene encoding stathmin-4 isoform X1 translates to MTLAAYKEKMKELPLVSLFCSCFLADPLNKSSYKYEGLCGRQCRRKDESQRKDSADWRERRAQADTVDLNWCVISDMEVIELNKCTSGQSFEVILKPPSFDGVPEFNASLPRRRDPSLEEIQKKLEAAEERRKYQEAELLKHLAEKREHEREVIQKAIEENNNFIKMAKEKLAQKMESNKENREAHLAAMLERLQEKDKHAEEVRKNKELKEEASR, encoded by the exons ATGACCCTTGCTG CCTACAAAGAGAAGATGAAGGAGCTCCCGCTGGTGTCCTTGTTCTGTTCCTGCTTCCTGGCCGATCCCCTGAATAAGTCGTCCTACAAATATGAAG GCTTGTGTGGGAGACAGTGTAGGAGGAAGGATGAAAGCCAGCGGAAAGACAGTGCTgactggagagaaagaagagcGCAGG CAGACACGGTGGACCTGAATTGGTGTGTCATTTCCGACATGGAAGTCATCGAGCTGAACAAATGCACCTCGGGCCAGTCCTTTGAAGTCATCCTGAAGCCACCCTCCTTTGATGGGGTGCCCGAGTTCAACGCCTCCCTGCCCAGGCGGCGAGACCCATCCCTGGAAGAGATCCAGAAGAAACTAGAAGCGGCTGAGGAGCGAAGGAAG TACCAGGAAGCGGAGCTCCTGAAACACCTAGCAGAGAAACGGGAACATGAGAGAGAGGTGATCCAAAAAGCCATTGAGGAAAACAACAACTTCATCAAGATGGCTAAGGAAAAACTGGCCCAGAAGATGGAATCCAACAAGGAGAACAGGGAGGCCCACCTCGCCGCCATGTTGGAACGGCTGCAAGAGAAG gACAAGCACGCCGAGGAGGTGCGGAAAAACAAGGAGCTGAAGGAAGAGGCCTCCAGGTAA
- the STMN4 gene encoding stathmin-4 isoform X4 yields MTLAAYKEKMKELPLVSLFCSCFLADPLNKSSYKYEADTVDLNWCVISDMEVIELNKCTSGQSFEVILKPPSFDGVPEFNASLPRRRDPSLEEIQKKLEAAEERRKYQEAELLKHLAEKREHEREVIQKAIEENNNFIKMAKEKLAQKMESNKENREAHLAAMLERLQEKEPPAAR; encoded by the exons ATGACCCTTGCTG CCTACAAAGAGAAGATGAAGGAGCTCCCGCTGGTGTCCTTGTTCTGTTCCTGCTTCCTGGCCGATCCCCTGAATAAGTCGTCCTACAAATATGAAG CAGACACGGTGGACCTGAATTGGTGTGTCATTTCCGACATGGAAGTCATCGAGCTGAACAAATGCACCTCGGGCCAGTCCTTTGAAGTCATCCTGAAGCCACCCTCCTTTGATGGGGTGCCCGAGTTCAACGCCTCCCTGCCCAGGCGGCGAGACCCATCCCTGGAAGAGATCCAGAAGAAACTAGAAGCGGCTGAGGAGCGAAGGAAG TACCAGGAAGCGGAGCTCCTGAAACACCTAGCAGAGAAACGGGAACATGAGAGAGAGGTGATCCAAAAAGCCATTGAGGAAAACAACAACTTCATCAAGATGGCTAAGGAAAAACTGGCCCAGAAGATGGAATCCAACAAGGAGAACAGGGAGGCCCACCTCGCCGCCATGTTGGAACGGCTGCAAGAGAAG GAACCGCCTGCTGCGCGGTGA
- the STMN4 gene encoding stathmin-4 isoform X2, with amino-acid sequence MTLAAYKEKMKELPLVSLFCSCFLADPLNKSSYKYEGLCGRQCRRKDESQRKDSADWRERRAQADTVDLNWCVISDMEVIELNKCTSGQSFEVILKPPSFDGVPEFNASLPRRRDPSLEEIQKKLEAAEERRKYQEAELLKHLAEKREHEREVIQKAIEENNNFIKMAKEKLAQKMESNKENREAHLAAMLERLQEKEPPAAR; translated from the exons ATGACCCTTGCTG CCTACAAAGAGAAGATGAAGGAGCTCCCGCTGGTGTCCTTGTTCTGTTCCTGCTTCCTGGCCGATCCCCTGAATAAGTCGTCCTACAAATATGAAG GCTTGTGTGGGAGACAGTGTAGGAGGAAGGATGAAAGCCAGCGGAAAGACAGTGCTgactggagagaaagaagagcGCAGG CAGACACGGTGGACCTGAATTGGTGTGTCATTTCCGACATGGAAGTCATCGAGCTGAACAAATGCACCTCGGGCCAGTCCTTTGAAGTCATCCTGAAGCCACCCTCCTTTGATGGGGTGCCCGAGTTCAACGCCTCCCTGCCCAGGCGGCGAGACCCATCCCTGGAAGAGATCCAGAAGAAACTAGAAGCGGCTGAGGAGCGAAGGAAG TACCAGGAAGCGGAGCTCCTGAAACACCTAGCAGAGAAACGGGAACATGAGAGAGAGGTGATCCAAAAAGCCATTGAGGAAAACAACAACTTCATCAAGATGGCTAAGGAAAAACTGGCCCAGAAGATGGAATCCAACAAGGAGAACAGGGAGGCCCACCTCGCCGCCATGTTGGAACGGCTGCAAGAGAAG GAACCGCCTGCTGCGCGGTGA